Proteins from a single region of Pyrus communis chromosome 6, drPyrComm1.1, whole genome shotgun sequence:
- the LOC137737709 gene encoding transcription factor bHLH35 isoform X1: MDNIGEEYKHYWETNMFLQTEELDSSWGLDEAFSGYYDSSSPDGAASSMASKNIVSERNRRKKLNERLFALRAVVPNISKMDKASIIKDAIEYIQELHEQEKRIQTEIVELESGKSNRNPGSDFEQDLPVLLRSKKKKIDQIYDSEGSRTSTIEILELRVTYMGEKTVVVSLTCSKRTDTMVKLCEVFESLKLKIITANITSFNGRVLKTVFVEADEEEKDDLKIKIETAIAALNDPESPMSI; encoded by the exons ATGGACAATATTGGCGAAGAGTACAAACATTACTGGGAAACCAATATGTTCCTCCAAACCGAAGAGCTTGACAG CAGTTGGGGTTTGGATGAGGCGTTTTCCGGGTACTATGATTCGAGCTCGCCGGACGGAGCAGCTTCATCCATGGCCTCCAAGAATATTGTGTCTGAGAGGAATAGGAGGAAGAAGCTCAATGAAAGGCTGTTTGCACTTAGAGCAGTGGTCCCCAACATTAGCAAG ATGGACAAGGCTTCTATAATCAAAGACGCCATTGAATATATCCAAGAGCTGCAtgaacaagaaaaaagaattcaaacAGAGATAGTTGAGCTTGAATCTGGAAAATCAAACAGAAATCCGGGTTCCGATTTCGAACAAGACCTACCGGTCCTGTTGagatcaaagaagaagaaaattgatCAGATCTACGACTCTGAAGGATCAAGAACTTCCACAATCGAAATCCTCGAg CTTAGGGTTACATACATGGGTGAAAAAACAGTGGTAGTGAGCTTGACATGCAGCAAAAGAACGGACACAATGGTAAAATTGTGCGAGGTATTCGAATCTTTGAAGCTCAAAATTATTACCGCGAATATTACTTCTTTCAACGGGAGGGTTTTGAAGACGGTTTTCGTTGAG GCAgacgaagaagaaaaagatgattTGAAGATAAAAATTGAAACAGCCATTGCAGCTTTGAATGATCCAGAAAGCCCCATGAGCATATGA
- the LOC137737709 gene encoding transcription factor bHLH35 isoform X2 — translation MDNIGEEYKHYWETNMFLQTEELDSWGLDEAFSGYYDSSSPDGAASSMASKNIVSERNRRKKLNERLFALRAVVPNISKMDKASIIKDAIEYIQELHEQEKRIQTEIVELESGKSNRNPGSDFEQDLPVLLRSKKKKIDQIYDSEGSRTSTIEILELRVTYMGEKTVVVSLTCSKRTDTMVKLCEVFESLKLKIITANITSFNGRVLKTVFVEADEEEKDDLKIKIETAIAALNDPESPMSI, via the exons ATGGACAATATTGGCGAAGAGTACAAACATTACTGGGAAACCAATATGTTCCTCCAAACCGAAGAGCTTGACAG TTGGGGTTTGGATGAGGCGTTTTCCGGGTACTATGATTCGAGCTCGCCGGACGGAGCAGCTTCATCCATGGCCTCCAAGAATATTGTGTCTGAGAGGAATAGGAGGAAGAAGCTCAATGAAAGGCTGTTTGCACTTAGAGCAGTGGTCCCCAACATTAGCAAG ATGGACAAGGCTTCTATAATCAAAGACGCCATTGAATATATCCAAGAGCTGCAtgaacaagaaaaaagaattcaaacAGAGATAGTTGAGCTTGAATCTGGAAAATCAAACAGAAATCCGGGTTCCGATTTCGAACAAGACCTACCGGTCCTGTTGagatcaaagaagaagaaaattgatCAGATCTACGACTCTGAAGGATCAAGAACTTCCACAATCGAAATCCTCGAg CTTAGGGTTACATACATGGGTGAAAAAACAGTGGTAGTGAGCTTGACATGCAGCAAAAGAACGGACACAATGGTAAAATTGTGCGAGGTATTCGAATCTTTGAAGCTCAAAATTATTACCGCGAATATTACTTCTTTCAACGGGAGGGTTTTGAAGACGGTTTTCGTTGAG GCAgacgaagaagaaaaagatgattTGAAGATAAAAATTGAAACAGCCATTGCAGCTTTGAATGATCCAGAAAGCCCCATGAGCATATGA